The following proteins come from a genomic window of Maylandia zebra isolate NMK-2024a linkage group LG22, Mzebra_GT3a, whole genome shotgun sequence:
- the LOC106676089 gene encoding uncharacterized protein LOC106676089: protein MKVNIFCCLLACTLGSNVAAGLTHEGVKEGTQVTLRCPHSVEGGVRWSRESGGSRADILTADGDKTTKHINDPQKRYSSQADGVLIVLRAAPSDSGRYFCDHEAAVELTVIPSDHETSAAATTTTVTHQPAVTSAPSASRHLFDLGIRALVVFVCSLVLVIIYFIWRQKSKRRGTDKQLHVCDETPAGAELHLINGAAPASTC from the exons ATGAAGGTGAACATCTTCTGCTGCCTGTTGGCCTGCACTCTGGGCTCTAATGTCGCTGCAG gttTGACCCATGAAGGAGTTAAGGAGGGGACGCAGGTCACTCTGCGCTGTCCTCACTCTGTGGAGGGTGGAGTGAGGTGGAGCAGAGAGAGTGGAGGAAGCAGAGCTGACATACTTACAGCTGATGGAGACAAAACTACAAAACACATCAATGATCCACAGAAACGATACAGTTCACAGGCTGACGGGGTTCTGATCGTCCTCAGAGCTGCTCCCTCAGACTCTGGCAGATACTTCTGTGACCATGAAGCAGCTGTGGAGCTGACAGTGATCCCATCAG ATCATGAAACAAGCGCAGCAGCAACAACTACAACAGTTACTCATCAGCCTGCAGTGACATCTGCCCCGTCAG CCAGCCGTCACCTGTTTGACTTGGGGATCCGAGCCCTTGTGGTCTTCGTCTGCAGCCTTGTTCTCGTCATCATTTACTTTATTTGGAGACAAAAGTCCAAAAGACGAG GGACTGACAAACAGCTCCACGTCTGTGATGAGACACCAGCTGGAGCAGAACTTCATCTTATAAATG GAGCAGCGCCTGCATCAACATGCTGA